CGGCTCTGGCCAGGCTCGGCAAGCTGACTGAAATCGTTGCCGAACCCTGGCCACGCGCCCAGGCCAGCGTGGCCAGAGGCCGCAACATGCTGATCATTCCCCTGTCGCGCACGCCCGAACGGGAGGAGCTGTACACCTGGATCACGCCGGTCATGGAACTGGAGCGTGCCTTCTTCAGCCTCGACGAGCCCGTGACGAGCTTCGCCGAGGCCCGTCAGCGTTACCGTCGCATCGGCGTTGGCCTGGGCACTGCGCAGATCGCCATCCTCCAGCATGAAGGCTTTCGCGACGAGCAGATCGTGCAACTCACGCTGGGCGAGAACCCCGTCCACCTGCTGAATCTGGGGCGTATCGACGCCTGGTTCACCGGTGTACCGGAGGCGCTGTATATCTGGGAAGGTTCGAATTATCGCCAGCAGAATCTGCGCCGAAGCCCGACGCTGGCCAG
The genomic region above belongs to Pseudomonas sediminis and contains:
- a CDS encoding substrate-binding periplasmic protein, with product MPDAPPLTLHQYEGGHGMVGDVTLAALARLGKLTEIVAEPWPRAQASVARGRNMLIIPLSRTPEREELYTWITPVMELERAFFSLDEPVTSFAEARQRYRRIGVGLGTAQIAILQHEGFRDEQIVQLTLGENPVHLLNLGRIDAWFTGVPEALYIWEGSNYRQQNLRRSPTLASTSLYLSCSKECDARLVEDLRSAIAELEQEGISQRLRQAYLPLQPDP